The following proteins are co-located in the Hevea brasiliensis isolate MT/VB/25A 57/8 chromosome 11, ASM3005281v1, whole genome shotgun sequence genome:
- the LOC110665339 gene encoding uncharacterized protein LOC110665339, which yields MGDYVFLKVSSMKGVIRFGKEGKLASRYIRPFEVIDKVRTVANRLELPLSLSHVHQVFHISMLRNYVPNLSHVLQPDEVELNENLTFEEQPVAIVDYQVRQLRSKQISMVKVLWRSQSVEKCTWEPERNMHSKYSYLFNM from the coding sequence ATGGGtgattatgtattcctgaaggtctcCTCAATGAAAGGAGTCATAAGGTTTGGGAAGGAAGGCAAGCTGGCATCTAGATACATAAGACCTTTTGAGGTCATTGATAAAGTTAGAACAGTTGCCAACCGGTTAGAGTTACCACTAAGCCTTTCTCATGTTCACCAAGTATTCCACATCTCCATGCTGAGGAATTATGTTCCTAACCTTTCACATGTGCTGCAACCAGATGAAGTAGAGTTGAATGAGAACCTAACCTTCGAGGAGCAgccagtagccatagtggactaccaggtGAGGCAGCTAAGGTCAAAACAGAtctctatggttaaggttttatggaggagccagtcagtggaaaaaTGCACCTGGGAGCCAGAGCGGAACATGCACAGCAAGTACTCGTACTTGTTCAATATGTAA
- the LOC110665332 gene encoding protein argonaute 2: MEREGYSHRGRGGRGRGGSGGVGKGQQWIPTTQGRGGAQGRGGTQGRGGSAWLTRGASSSGGGGVGGERGGSTSTRGRGPTTPAPPHTVPRRSDVPESEPTLSGTSIRPVNISEHLASPSSPSDTTTRVVPVKRPDKGGTLAIRTASLRVNHFPVRFNPESIIRHYDIDVKPVVPPKNGRAVKISKSDLAVIRNKLFTDDSSQFPLSMTAYDGEKNIFSAVPLPTGKIKVEFSEGEDMKDRAYTFNIKLVNELKLCKLKDYLTGKLFSIPRDILQGMDVVMKENPARHMVSVGRSFHSTEAYKEDLGFGITASRGFQHSLKPTFQGLAMCLDYSVLAFRKRLPVIDFLREHVPGFNLNDFRSCGRDVENALKGLKVTVTHRITKQKYTIAGLTKDNARYLSFFSEDPNSKAPPRKVILVEYFRQKYQDIQFKDIPCLDLGTNNRKNYVPMEFCVLVEGQIYPKENLNRDVGLYLKKISLATPRDRQRIICDMVADRDGPCGGNIIQNFGMEVDMDMTSVLGRVIGPPELKLSASNGRVIKIAVDKEKCHWNLVGKGVVEGKPIDRWVVIDFSSSERGRYKLRPEQFIPKLRARCENLGISMKEPLFCHPANMHKFSSADLLRDLLEVVNDRAYKICRGQLQIIICVMSRKDSGYKYLKWVSETRVGVVTQCCLSDHVNNGNDQYFANLALKINAKLGGSNVELIDRLPFFEGEGHVMFIGADVNHPGARNKTSPSIAAVVATVNWPAANRYAARVRPQYHRKEKILNFGDMCFELVETYVRLNRVKPGNIVIFRDGVSEGQFDMVLNEELTDLRRAFKSSNYAPTITLIVAQKRHQTRLFPGNRSSGSSNGNVSPGTVVDTKIVHPFEFDFYLCSHYGSLGTSKPTHYHVLWDEHGFSSDQLQKLIYNMCYTFARCTKPVSLVPPVYYADLVAYRGRLYYEAIMDGQSPASASSSTSSAATSSLSSAASLDDRFYKLHAELENIMFFV, from the exons ATGGAGAGAGAAGGGTACAGTCATAGAGGAAGAGGTGGCCGTGGAAGAGGAGGTAGTGGCGGTGTTGGCAAGGGGCAACAATGGATACCAACAACCCAGGGTAGAGGTGGGGCCCAGGGTAGAGGTGGGACCCAGGGTAGAGGTGGTTCGGCGTGGCTCACAAGAGGTGCCTctagtagtggtggtggtggtgttggcgGTGAAAGGGGAGGATCGACCTCAACTAGGGGAAGGGGGCCCACGACTCCTGCTCCACCTCACACTGTTCCTCGGAGATCTGATGTCCCTGAATCAGAACCTACTCTCTCTG GTACCAGCATTCGACCTGTGAATATTTCAGAACATTTGGCTTCTCCTTCTTCTCCTTCGGATACTACCACTAGGGTTGTCCCAGTTAAACGGCCAGATAAAGGTGGCACACTGGCCATCCGAACTGCTAGCCTTCGTGTAAATCATTTCCCTGTCAGGTTCAATCCTGAGAGTATCATAAGGCATTATGATATTGATGTTAAACCAGTTGTGCCACCCAAGAATGGTCGTGCTGTGAAAATATCAAAGTCTGATTTGGCAGTGATCAGGAATAAGTTATTCACTGATGATTCCTCTCAGTTTCCCTTGTCCATGACTGCCTATGATGGTGAGAAAAACATTTTCAGTGCTGTTCCTTTGCCCACCGGAAAGATTAAGGTGGAGTTCTCTGAGGGGGAAGACATGAAGGATCGTGCTTACACATTTAATATAAAGCTTGTGAATGAACTTAAGCTTTGCAAGTTGAAGGATTACTTAACTGGGAAACTGTTTTCAATCCCTCGTGACATATTGCAAGGGATGGATGTTGTAATGAAGGAGAACCCAGCGAGGCATATGGTTTCTGTTGGCCGCAGCTTTCATTCAACTGAAGCTTACAAAGAAGATCTTGGATTTGGTATCACAGCGTCCAGAGGTTTTCAGCATAGCCTCAAGCCCACCTTCCAGGGTCTAGCCATGTGCTTGGACTATTCTGTACTGGCATTTCGCAAGCGACTTCCAGTGATAGATTTTCTTAGAGAGCATGTTCCTGGGTTTAACTTAAATGATTTCAGAAGCTGTGGAAGAGATGTTGAGAATGCATTGAAGGGACTGAAAGTTACAGTGACTCACCGCATTACCAAACAAAAGTATACTATTGCTGGACTTACAAAGGATAATGCACGTTATCTTTCATTTTTTTCTGAAGACCCAAATAGCAAAGCTCCACCAAGGAAAGTTATTCTTGTTGAATATTTCAGGCAAAAGTACCAGGATATACAATTCAAAGACATTCCTTGTCTTGATTTAGGCACAAACAACCGAAAAAATTATGTACCAATGGAGTTCTGTGTCCTGGTTGAGGGTCAGATTTATCCAAAGGAGAATTTGAATCGAGATGTGGGCCTCTATTTGAAGAAGATATCCTTGGCAACTCCAAGGGACAGGCAGAGGATAATATGTGATATGGTAGCTGATAGAGATGGGCCTTGTGG tggaaacataaTCCAGAATTTTGGAATGGAAGTTGACATGGATATGACTTCAGTGCTAGGGCGTGTGATTGGGCCACCGGAGTTGAAGCTAAGTGCTTCCAATGGAAGGGTGATAAAAATTGCTGTTGACAAGGAAAAGTGCCACTGGAATCTTGTTGGAAAAGGAGTGGTCGAAGGGAAACCAATTGATCGGTGGGTTGTGATTGACTTTAGTTCCTCTGAACGTGGTCGTTACAAATTAAGGCCAGAGCAATTCATTCCAAAGCTTAGAGCTCGGTGTGAGAATCTGGGAATCTCTATGAAAGAGCCTCTCTTTTGTCATCCTGCTAATATGCATAAATTCTCAAGTGCTGATTTGCTTCGTGATCTTCTTGAAGTTGTTAATGATCGTGCTTATAAGATTTGCAGGGGCCAGTTGCAAATTATTATTTGTGTGATGTCTAGGAAGGATTCTGGTTACAAGTATCTTAAGTGGGTTTCTGAGACAAGAGTTGGTGTAGTGACTCAGTGTTGCTTGTCTGATCATGTCAACAATGGGAATGACCAGTACTTTGCTAATCTTGCTCTGAAGATCAATGCAAAACTTGGAGGTAGCAATGTCGAGCTTATTGATCGACTTCCATTTTTTGAAGGTGAAGGCCATGTTATGTTTATTGGGGCTGATGTTAACCATCCTGGCGCCCGGAACAAAACAAGTCCATCTATAGCTGCTGTTGTTGCTACTGTAAATTGGCCTGCTGCAAACCGCTATGCAGCTCGCGTTCGTCCACAGTATCATCGTAAGGAGAAGATTCTGAATTTTGGAGATATGTGTTTTGAGCTTGTGGAAACTTATGTTCGGCTGAATAGAGTCAAACCAGGGAATATTGTAATATTCCGAGATGGTGTAAGTGAGGGCCAGTTTGATATGGTTCTCAATGAAGAGTTGACAGATCTAAGGAGAGCATTTAAATCAAGCAATTATGCCCCAACTATTACACTTATTGTGGCCCAAAAGCGGCACCAGACTCGTTTGTTTCCTGGAAACAGGAGTAGTGGGAGCTCAAATGGGAATGTGTCTCCTGGCACAGTTGTGGACACGAAAATTGTGCATCCATTTGAGTTTGATTTTTATCTTTGTAGCCACTATGGAAGCCTTGGGACAAGCAAGCCCACACACTATCATGTTCTATGGGATGAGCATGGTTTCAGTTCTGACCAATTGCAGAAGCTCATATACAACATGTGCTACACATTTGCTCGATGCACGAAACCTGTGTCCTTGGTCCCACCAGTGTACTATGCTGACCTTGTTGCTTACAGAGGAAGGCTGTACTATGAGGCAATAATGGACGGGCAATCTCCAGCTTcagcatcatcttcaacctcttcaGCAGCTACATCATCACTTTCATCAGCTGCTTCGTTGGATGATAGGTTCTACAAATTACATGCTGAACTGGAAAACATAATGTTCTTCGTTTGA